The Staphylococcus haemolyticus region TTCTTGAATAAATGTTTGTTTATCATTTAAATCTATATTTGACTTGTCTATATTTTCTAATTGAAGTTTTAAATCTGAAATTTGTTCTTTAGTCTTTTTAATACTATTCTCTGTTTCGTTGTATTTTTGACTTAAAGATTGGTATTTTTTCTTGTTTTCTCTCAAAGTCACTTTTTTATCAAAAGTGTTTGTTAATTGGAATATCTCCTGTGTTATTTCGTCAATATTCTCGTTATTAACATCTATTTTAGCTATATCATTATTTAATTTATCAATTAAATTCTTATTTTCTTCTTGCTTTTGATTATTCTCTTTTAAGTATGTTTCATTTTGTTTAATTTCGTTAAAAGCTTCACGATACTTATTTATGTTTGAATAAAACTGTTTAGTTTTATCAATATATTCAGACTTAATGTTAATATCTTCTAATTGTTCATTTAAAATTTCTTTTTCTTTCTTAAATTTCTCTAATTTAACATTAAGTTCATTTAACTCTTCAAGAATAGAATTTAGCTTAACCTTAGTATTTTCATATTTTTGTTCTTTTGTGTTTCTTTGATTATACAATTGACTCAAGGGTTTAATTTCAATAATTTTACGTAATTCAGCTTTTAATTTTTCAATACTATCTTTGTTTTTTTCTAGTTGCACTTTCTTATCTTTATTTCGATCGAGTTCTTTAAGTGATTCTATTAATTTATTGTTTTCTTCAATTTTTCTTTTTATAGCTTCAAGCGCATCATTGTGTTCAGATTTTAATTGTTCATATTCTTCATTTAAGTGTTGACCTACTAGTTCAAACTGAGGTATTGCTTTAATAATGTCTTTGGTTTGCATACTATTCAAAGATTTAAATTGAATTAATTCATCATTCTCAAATGTTTCAATATCTTCCCAAAGTATTTGAATCCGACTATAACGTGATTCTATTTGTTTCTTCTCGTCTTTAACTTGATTTAACAATAAATTTTGCATCTCTTCAAAACGGATACTATTGAATAATGTTCTTAAAATACTTTGTTTATCGGAACTATTAGATACTAAAAATTTCTTAAATTCTCCTTGAGGTAATATGAATAATTGTCTAAATTGTTCAGCGTTGATACCTAACAAATCTTTGATAAAACCATTACCAGAGCTGATTTTACTCTCTCGTAGTTCGTAAAGCTGACTTTCTTCATCAAATTCAAAAACATCAAGTTTACCAGGTGTTAAGGAAGTATTCCCCTCTTTAATAAATCCAGCCTGTCTAGATATTTTAAATTTTTTATCGTTAATTTTAAATTCATATTCTACACTCATTGGGGATTTACCATCTGCAAAATGACTTCGTAATTCCCCCTCATTTCTACCTTCTGTAGAAGCCTTACCAAATAGCGCATAAACAATGCCATCAAATAACATAGTTTTTCCCGAACCAGTTTTTCCACTTATTAAAAATAACTGTTCTTTATTTATTTGTTCAAAATCAATAACTTCATGTATGAAAGGTCCAAAATTATTAAGTATTAATTTAGTTGGTCTCAATTATTTAGTCCTCCCTATTGATAACTTGATTTAATAATTGATGTATTTTCTTCTCTTGATAGTTTGTTAAATCTTCATCCGTAATTGTTTTGTAGAAATTTTTAATTATTGTAGGGTCATCTGTAGTTTTAAAATCTGCGTACGTTGATTTATTATGATTTTCAAAAGTGATATTACTAAGCGAAAGTGTATTTGGGTATATCTGTTTAAGGTGGATGATAGGGTCGGTAACATGAGACATATTTTTAAGTTTGAAGTGAAAATAATTATCTTTATTTTTCACAGGAACGTCGCCTTGTATAACAGCCGAGTAGTCACCTTCAATTTCCTCTAACTCTCTTAAAGGTTTTAATTGTACAAACTTAGTATTTATGTCACCTTTTGAATTAATCATTAATTTTTTGTATCCTTTGGCCTGGTTCACTTCAGAAAATGAGTATTGTAATAACGAACCACTATAATCAACAATATTATCTGTAATACTAAATGGATGATGAAGATGTCCTAATAGTACTTTGTCAAAAATATTGAAGTTAGCGCTTTCTACACTTTCAACTGTTCCAATTGTAAGTGGCCTTTCAGATTCTGATGTTTTACCACCTTTTATAGTTAAATGGCCAATTAAAATATTAATTTGATTCGGGTCTATAATCTTCGAAATGTGGTTAATACACTTTTGAGTTGCTTGCTCATATGTCTTGATATCATCATCATCGAAGTAAGCCTTAATTTCACTAATAGTGGCAAAAGGAAGTGTGTAAAAGTTAATATTATTAATAGTTATAGGTGTAGACATTAATTCTAGTTGCGTTCTAATATATAATTGTGAAAACTCAAACCATGTTGACCCATAATTTAATCTTTCTCTACCATCATGATTCCCATTGGTTATAATTGTAGGAATTTTCATATTTACATTTATAATTTTAATCGTTTCTTCAAAAAGTCTAATGGTCTCCTTACTAGGATAAGACGTATCATATATATCACCCGAAATAACCAGAACATCTGGTTTCTCTTCCTTCAAATTATCAATAAGTTTGTTCAATATATAATGTTGATCTTCTAAAAATTGCTTACCATTTAAAATCTTACCTAAATGCCAATCAGCAGTGTGAATAACCTTCATAATGGCCTCCCTTTAGAACATTTGTTCGTGTATATTATATCTTGAATCACACTATTGTTCAAACTAAAAAAGATGGAACAATGATTAATTTAAATTCATTGTCCCACCTATGTTATTAAGCAGCTATTAATAACCCCAACTTGCATCACTTGTAGAATTTCTAATTTGAAATTCTCTTTGTTGGGCCCCGCTCAACCCCGCAAGGTTGACTAGAATTAAAAAAGTTAGTTACAGGTGTATTTTTAATTCAGTCAACTACTTCCAATATGTAATTATAGCCTGAGATATTGATTTATGTCCCAGGCTATACTAAAATTTTCAAAGTAATTTAAAATACATCATTTTTTAATCATTATTCAATTATTTGACAGTTGCTCTTTTCAACTTTTTATATTTATATAACATAGCTAATCTCCAAGGAACAATCATGCTAAACGCAAGTAAGAAGAACATGCCGCCAATTTCACCTGGATCAATTTTACTACTGATAAATATTTTAATTACAGTACGTATAATTAATAAAGAAATTAAAATGATTGGAAATGCTTTTGAGCGCTTCATATAAATTTCAGTACCGTGTACCTCAAAGTGACTTGTCCATATAAGAACAGATGAGAATAAGACACCTAGAATAATTGACTCTAAAATTTCAGTACCAGTCAATCTAAAGTACGGAATCACATACATCAATGCGCCTGTAGCCATGAAAAATGGAGGTAATATAATTTTCTTTTCATTAACAGGAAAGTTTTGAGCTTTCATTCGAATAAAAATTACTACTATACCCATAAATAAAGCAAATACAACAGAAAAAATTAAATACGCCAACGTTACACCTTCTTATATATTCATAAACCCTTACTCTTTATTACTCATTGTAATTTATTTAGATTTTTAAATATTTTTCTTTTTAAATAACACTAAAGTTGTTTTACTACAAAAATAAAGGATTGTAAACCTTAAAGGTACTACAATCCATTTAAAAATTATTTTTTTGAACTTTTCATGTTTTGATCCATGTTTTTATTCATCATTGTCATCATTTGATTGATTTTCTTTTGCGATGGTTTTTGACCCATTTGCATCATCATCATACGTAACATTTCTTCATTAATAGGTGGGTTTTTTTTCAAATAATCCATCATATATTTACGTGCTAAAAAGAAACCACCAACTAGTCCACCGATAAGCGCTACAATGATTAATAAAATTGCTAACCATGTTGCCATTGTTTCACCCACTTTCTATATCCTACTGAATTTTACTAAATTACTATTCTATTTTCAAGAGCTAGTTAGTAATTCTGCATCCATTTGTTATCATAACAAATACTTAAACAAATGTAATACTTATTTTTAGTTAACTTAAAAATTATTTTGTATTGCTCATTCAAATTAAAGAAGACTTTCCAATGAAAGCCTTCTCAGTTCTCTAATTTCTTATCTAATATTAAAATGTGCGAATTTGATTTAATACATTTTCTTTAGTGAAACCATATTTTTCTACGACTAAGTCGCCAGGGGCACTTGCACCAAATTGGTCAATACCTATCACTTTACCTTCAGTGCCTACATATTTGTGCCAACCTAATGGTGATGCCATTTCAATTGCAACACGTTTAGTAATTTCTTTAGGAATTACAGACTCTTTATATTCTTCTGGTTGTTGTTCAAAAGCAAACCAGTTAGGCATTGATACTACACGTACACCTTTACCTTGTTTATCTAAATCTTTAGCTGCTTCAATTGCTAAGCTAACTTCTGAACCAGTAGCAAGTAATAGATACTCAGGTTTAGTTTCAGTTTCGAAAACAACATAAGCACCTTTACGAACACCTTGTTCAACTGTCTCTTCATCTACATCTAAATATGGTAGATTTTGACGAGTTAATACTAAAGAAGTTGGTGTTTGTTCTGATTCAAGAGCTACTTCCCATGCTACTCTTGTTTCATTTCCATCAGCTGGACGAATGACATTCATATTTGGTATTGATCTTAAGCCCGCTAATTGTTCAATAGGCTCATGAGTAGGTCCATCTTCACCTACAGCGATTGAATCATGTGTGAAGATGAATGTTGAATTTAATCCCATGATAGCTGATAAACGCAACGCTGGTTTTAAGTAGTCACTAAATACAAAGAATGTTGCACCATAAGGGTGTAATCCACCATGTGCTGCCATACCATTTACAGCTGCACCCATTGCGAACTCACGTACACCAAACCATATATTTTTACCTTCAGGTGTATTTCTATCATAATCAGTCGCTTCTTTAACGTTAGATTTGTTAGAACCAGCTAAGTCAGCAGAACCACCAAAGAATGACGGAACTGATTTACTTAATGCTTGAATTACTTCACCTGAATCAGCACGTGTTGCTGCATTATGATCGCTATCAAAGCGTGGTAATTCATCTCTATAGTTTTTAGGTAGTTTACCACTAATAGCTAATTTAAATTCATCTGCTAATTCTGGATATTGTTTAGAATAATTTTCTAGTAATGCTTTCCATGCATCTTCATGCTCATTTGCACGTTTTAACATAGTTGTTTGGAAAATTTCATATACTTCTTCTGGCACATTGAAACGTTTCTCAGGATCTAAACCATATGCTTCAAAAGTTAATTTTCTCTCATCTGAACCTAGTGGTGCACCATGAACACCATTAGTACCACTCACGTTTGGAGCACCATAACCGATAATTGTTTTAACTTCAATCATAGTTGGACCATTTTGAGATTTAGCTTTAGTTATTGCTTTATCGATAGCGTCTAAATCATTACCATCTTTTACTAATATGTGATTCCAACCGTAACTTTCAAATCGTTTCTTAACATCTTCAGAGAAGGCTTTATTTAATTCGCCATCTAATGAAATATCGTTTGAATCATATAAAACAATTAGTTTATCTAATTGGTTATGGCCAGCAAATGAAGCAGCTTCATGAGAAATACCTTCCATTAAATCACCATCAGAAGCTAGCACATAAGTATAGTGGTCAACTATATTGAAATCATCTTTATTAAATTTACCAGCTAAATGGTCTTCAGCTAAAGCCATACCTACAGACATAGCAAAGCCTTGTCCAAGTGGGCCAGTAGTAACTTCAACACCATCAGTATGTCTAAATTCTGGGTGTCCAGGTGTTTTAGAACCCCATTGTCTAAATTGCTTTAATTCTTCTAATTCAAGACTGCCTGAAACATGTAACAAGCTGTATAATAGCGCAGAGCCATGTCCAGCCGACAATACGAAGCGGTCTCTATTAAAATAGTCTTTAGATTGAGGATTAAAATTTAAGTGGCGTGTCCATAAAGTATAAGCCATTGGTGCTGCTCCCATAGGTAATCCAGGGTGACCTGAATTAGCTTCTTCGATTGCATCAATACTTAAAGCTCTAATCGTATCAATCGCTAGTTGATCTTTCTCGTTAAACATCTCTAATACTTCCCTTCTACTTTAATCATCTTTCGTATATTATAACTTAAAAATATTGAAATTGATAATCGTTTAAACTGAACGAACTATAATCTAATATTTACTAATCTTTATTTTGTTCTTGTATCTTTTTTAATTTTTCAGGTGTTACATCATTACCTTCAGGATCTATCACCTTTGTACTCTCAATTTGTTGTTTAAACCCTTTTCTAAATGCTTCGAGGTATTTCTTACGTAATTTCGATTGCTCTTTAGCTTCAGCTTCAGTTAAACCTTGTTCCTTTTTCTTTTTAGCAAGCTCATTAATTCTATCTATATTTAAATTATCATTAGACATAACTATCACTCTTTCTATATTCCCATTAATATTTTCTCTTTTACTTCATAAAATATAACAAAAAAGAGGTCTGGACAAAAGCTATTGACATTTAAATAGCTTTGACAGACCTCAAATTTATAATCATCTTACAAATGCGAACACTTTGTAGTTATTTTGTTCCCCATTTGTAGTATTTACGTTCTTATTATCATCTTTAATAATTGCCTTTTTAGAAATAGTATGGTCAGTTATTTCGTACGTTCGTTCCATTTGAGCGTTATGATATAAATTCATGAAAAATACTATAAAAACAACACAAGATATTGATACAACAGCTATATTAGTTAATAATTTATTTTTATATTTATTAAACATTACTTTCACCTCTAGAACATTTGTTTGTATAAATACTTTAACAGAACATCTGTTCTTAGTCAACATAAAAACGAACAAATGTTTGTTCAATATTAAAATCAGTGCTATAATATAGTTAAATAAAATTAGGGAGTGCCTATATATGAGAGAATTAACTAAACGTCAAAGTGAAATATACGATTATATTAAACATGTAGTACAAACTAAAGGATATCCACCAAGCGTACGAGAAATTGGTGAAGCAGTAGGGTTAGCGTCGAGTTCAACTGTTCATGGTCATTTATCTAGACTGGAAGAAAAAGGATATATTAAACGAGACCCTACGAAACCGAGAGCCATTGAAATTGTTAGCGAACAAACTAACGATGCAGTTAATATGGAGGAAACAATTTATGTTCCTGTAATTGGTAAAGTTACTGCCGGAATTCCGATTACTGCAGTTGAAAATATTGAGGAATATTTCCCTTTACCAGAACATTTAACATCAACTCACAATAGTGATATTTTTATTTTAAATGTTGTGGGTGAAAGTATGATTGAGGCAGGTATTTTAGATGGAGATAAAGTTATAGTTAGAAGCCAAACCATTGCTGAAAATGGAGACATCATTGTTGCGATGACTGAAGATGATGAAGCAACAGTTAAACGCTTCTATAAAGAAAAAACACGTTATAGATTACAACCTGAAAATAGTACAATGAGTCCTATTTATCTTGATAACGTTACTGTTATCGGTAAAGTTATTGGTTTATACAGAGAACTGTAGTTTTAATTTCTAAAATTTACGTTAACCTCTCTCTTATATATTTCTATATAAAAAGAACTAGCAAAGTCTACAATGTAAACTTCGCTAGTTCTTTTGCTTTTCATTTTCTTTTTTATTCAAAATTTCTTTAACCTTATCTAGAATATCTAGTTTATTAACATCTTTAGTTGTCATAATATCAACTTCCTTATCAACAAAAAGATACCCTTAATAAGTCTCGTTAAAACACTTAGCCCGTATAATTTTCTGTCCAATATGGTTGTCGTTTTTCATTAAAATCAACGCCTACGCCTAGAGTACTGAAATTTGTATTCAATATATTCTTTCTATGACCAAGTGAATTCATTAACCCCTCATGAGCAAATATACTATTTTGTTGCCCATACGCTAAATTTTCACCTGCCACATTGAAATCAATGTCATCATCTTTTAATCGATCAAAAGGAGATTCACCATCTAAATTGTTATGATCAAAGTAATTTTGTTTTACCATGTCTTCACTATGATTTCTTGCTGTATTGGAGACATCTTTTGAGTAACTAAGTGTATTCAACCCATGCTGTTTACGCTCAGAATTAACTAAATCATAATTTTGATATTCAAAGCTTTGTTCTAATGTTGAAGATGGCGCACCGTAATGTTGAGTCAACCTTTTTTCCATGGCATCACTAACTTGAAGTAATGCAGTAACACCATTGTCATTATGTTTATCATAAAAAACAGTTGTATAAATATTATCTTCATGGAAAACATCATACTCATCGCTACTTATATCAACACGGTATCTACCTTTAACAATTTCCTTTAAAGGTTTACCAAGTCTATCCTCAACAACATTTTTAGGGGTGTTATATTTTACCTTAGATTTAGATGTAATGACATTTTGATTACTATATAAAGCATTGACTTTATTTCCTAAATAGCTAACCATTATGAAATTATCGTAATCATTATTGTAATAGGTATACCATTTAGCGCCATATTCATTAGATGTTACTCTTTTAGGTTTCCCCAATTGATTTTCAACTTTGTCTTTAGACATATTCATCTGAATATTATTAATAGCAAAGTCCTGTTCTGTAGGTGTTTTGAGCGTATTGTTTTTTAAACTCGAATCTTGATTCATAACTTGCTGAACTTTACTTCTTACGTCATTCTGTAATTTTACTAGTGTTTGATTTTCCTTTAATGGTATGAATAAAGCTACAACTAATAACACCAAAGAAAACAAAAGAAATTTTTTAATAACATACACCTACCACTCAAGTTTTAATCCTTGTCCCCATTAAAAATTGAATTTCGCACTATAACATAATCGACAGTTGTTAATGATTTTAAATCTTTTCCACCTGCATATGAAATCGAGCTTTGTAAGTCTTGTTGCATTTCAACTAAAGTATCTTTTAATGATCCTTTATGTTCAACAAACATTTTTTTACCTTCAACATTCTTGTGTTCACCTTTTTGGAATTCAGATGCACTACCAAAATACTCTTTATAACGTTTGCCGTCTAATTCAACTGTTTCACCTGGCGATTCTTCGTGAGCCGCAAATAGAGATCCTATCATTACCATGCTTGCACCAAATCGAATTGATTTAGCAATATCGCCATGTGTTCTTAAGCCACCATCAGCGATTATAGGTTTACGCGCTGCTTTACTACAAATATTTAATGCTGCTAATTGCCAACCACCAGTGCCAAAACCAGTTTTTATTTTTGTGATACAAACTCTACCTGGTCCGATACCAACTTTAGTTGCATCTGCACCTGCATTTTCAAGTTCTCTAACACCTTCTGGCGTACCAACATTTCCAGCAATTACAAATGTTTTTGGAATATATTTTTTTATGTGTTTAATCATTTTAATAACTGAATCTGAATGACCATGAGCTATATCAATCGTAATATATTCAGGAACTAATTGTTTGTCAGCTAATTCTTCTATAAACTTAAATTCATTTGCTTTAACACCTACAGAAATAGAAGCAAACAATCCGTCTTTTTGCATTTTTTGAATAAATGGAATACGAGCTGCTTCGTCAAATCGATGCATAATATAAAAATAATCATTTTTTGCGAACCAATGAGCTAATTCTTCACTCATAACAGTTTGCATATTCGCTGGAACAACAGGTAATTTAAATGTTTTCGGTCCAAATTGGACAGTTGTATCACATTCTGAACGACTTTCAACTATACATTTATTTGGAATTAATTGAATATCTTCATAATCAAAAATTTTCATACTTTTTAGCCCCTATACAATCTTATTTATTAAGTAAAAACGAACGTTTAGTATATTAAATATAAAAATCATTCATTTTCTCACCCTTATATACTTTACAATTTTTTAATTGTCTTGTAAATGGACTAAAGTACTAGATTTGCATTTTACCAACTTGATTTTTTGACACCAGGTATTTGTCCTTTGTGTGCATGTTCTCTAAAAGCAATTCTAGACATTTCAAATTTTCTTAATACACCTCTTGGACGTCCTGTTACTTTACATCTTCGAGTTAAACGCGTTGGTGAAGAATCACGTGGCAACTTACGTAATGCTTCATAATCTCCTTTAGCTTTTAATTCTTTACGTAATTCATAATATTGATTAACTAATTTTTCTCTTTTCATTTCTTTAGCAATTTTAGATTTTTTTGCCATATATTTCACTCCTGTTTTTTAAATCGTAATTATTACGTTTTATATAATAACACATGATTTTAAATTTACAAGACTGATGACTTAATTTCATTTAAATAATTAAAAAAACCGAAGTATAAGATTATTATACTTCGGCAAGCTCTAAGTTTATCTTTAATGTCGTATTTAAAAGATAAGAGATTATTTAGTTTCACGGTGTAGCGTGTATTTATTTAATCTTGGGCAATATTTTTTCATTTCAATACGCTCAGGATTATTACGTTTATTTTTAGTAGTAATATAATTACGATCGCCACATTCTGTGCAAGCTAATGTTACATTAACGCGCATAATTAACATCCTTTCTCATTTAACTAGGAATACTTACGATTTAAAATTTTACCATATTAAAATGCTCTACGCAATCTAATTTTTTAGTACTATTAAAAATTCTCGTAAGTTTCGTCGTTAGTACCTTCTAAATCAACATCATTAATATCGATTTCTAATGCTTTGGCAACACCTTTACCATATTCTGGATCAGCTTTATAACAATGACGAATATGTCTATGTTTAACGTCTTCACTCACACCATCCATTGCATTTGCTGTGTTAGTAAAGATTCTTTCTTTAGCATCATCAGATTGTAAACGGAACAATTTACCAGGTTGTTCAAAGTAATTATCATCATCTTGTCTTTGATTGTACTCATAACCGTCTCCATCTACTGGGAATGCTGGTTTTTTATATTCAGGTTGTGATTGGTAAACACCTTTATTATTTGGATAATAATGAGGTCCACCACCTTGATTTCCATCAAGGAATCTCATTTGACCATCACGACTAAATGGACACATATTTTCAATGCCAACACCTTTAGGTTGGTTAACAGGAATTTGCCAATGATTGACACCTAATCTATAACGTTGCGCATCACCATATGAGAATAGACGTCCTTGTAACATTTTATCTGGTGAGAAATCTAGACCAGGAATAATGTTTGTTGGAGCAAAAGCAGCTTGTTCAACATCCATGAAATAATTCTCAGGATTTCTATTTAGCTCAAATTCACCCACTTCAATTAATGGGTAATCACCTTTATACCAAACTTTAGTTAAATCAAATGGATTATCTGGATGATTTTTAGCTTGTTCCTCTGTCATAACTTGAATGTACATTTTCCATTTTGGATAATCGCCATTTTCGATTGCATCGTATAAGTCACGTTGTGATGACTCTCTATCTTGACCTACAATTTCAGCCGCTTCATCATCTGTATAATTTTCAATGCCTTGTTGTGTTCTAAAATGATATTTAACCCAAACACGTTCACCCTCATCATTGTACATAGAATACGTATGTGAACCGAAGCCGTGCATATGACGGAAGTCTTTAGGCATACCTCTATCTGACATTAAAATTGTAACTTGGTGTAGTGCTTCCGGTACGCCAGTCCAGAAGTCCCAGTTATTTTGAGGGCTTCTCATATTTGTTCGTGGATCTCTTTTTACGGCACGGTTTAAGCTCACAAATAATTTTGGATCTCTAAAGAAGAATACAGGTGTGTTATTACCTACTAAATCCCAGTTACCGTCTTCAGTATAGAATTTAAGTGCAAATCCTCGGATATCTCTTTCTAAATCAGCAGCGCCACGTTCACCCGCAACTGTTGAGAAACGTGCAAACATTTCTGTTTGTTTTCCTACTTCTGAAAAGATTTTAGCATTTGTATATTTCGTAATATCATTTGTTACTGTAAACGTACCGAATGCACCTGAACCTTTCGCGTGCATACGTCGTTCTGGAATTACTTCACGATCAAAATGTGACATTTGTTCTAAGAAATATGCATCTTGCATTAACAACGGAC contains the following coding sequences:
- the tkt gene encoding transketolase, producing MFNEKDQLAIDTIRALSIDAIEEANSGHPGLPMGAAPMAYTLWTRHLNFNPQSKDYFNRDRFVLSAGHGSALLYSLLHVSGSLELEELKQFRQWGSKTPGHPEFRHTDGVEVTTGPLGQGFAMSVGMALAEDHLAGKFNKDDFNIVDHYTYVLASDGDLMEGISHEAASFAGHNQLDKLIVLYDSNDISLDGELNKAFSEDVKKRFESYGWNHILVKDGNDLDAIDKAITKAKSQNGPTMIEVKTIIGYGAPNVSGTNGVHGAPLGSDERKLTFEAYGLDPEKRFNVPEEVYEIFQTTMLKRANEHEDAWKALLENYSKQYPELADEFKLAISGKLPKNYRDELPRFDSDHNAATRADSGEVIQALSKSVPSFFGGSADLAGSNKSNVKEATDYDRNTPEGKNIWFGVREFAMGAAVNGMAAHGGLHPYGATFFVFSDYLKPALRLSAIMGLNSTFIFTHDSIAVGEDGPTHEPIEQLAGLRSIPNMNVIRPADGNETRVAWEVALESEQTPTSLVLTRQNLPYLDVDEETVEQGVRKGAYVVFETETKPEYLLLATGSEVSLAIEAAKDLDKQGKGVRVVSMPNWFAFEQQPEEYKESVIPKEITKRVAIEMASPLGWHKYVGTEGKVIGIDQFGASAPGDLVVEKYGFTKENVLNQIRTF
- a CDS encoding DUF896 domain-containing protein; this translates as MSNDNLNIDRINELAKKKKEQGLTEAEAKEQSKLRKKYLEAFRKGFKQQIESTKVIDPEGNDVTPEKLKKIQEQNKD
- the guaC gene encoding GMP reductase; this encodes MKIFDYEDIQLIPNKCIVESRSECDTTVQFGPKTFKLPVVPANMQTVMSEELAHWFAKNDYFYIMHRFDEAARIPFIQKMQKDGLFASISVGVKANEFKFIEELADKQLVPEYITIDIAHGHSDSVIKMIKHIKKYIPKTFVIAGNVGTPEGVRELENAGADATKVGIGPGRVCITKIKTGFGTGGWQLAALNICSKAARKPIIADGGLRTHGDIAKSIRFGASMVMIGSLFAAHEESPGETVELDGKRYKEYFGSASEFQKGEHKNVEGKKMFVEHKGSLKDTLVEMQQDLQSSISYAGGKDLKSLTTVDYVIVRNSIFNGDKD
- a CDS encoding CAP-associated domain-containing protein: MYVIKKFLLFSLVLLVVALFIPLKENQTLVKLQNDVRSKVQQVMNQDSSLKNNTLKTPTEQDFAINNIQMNMSKDKVENQLGKPKRVTSNEYGAKWYTYYNNDYDNFIMVSYLGNKVNALYSNQNVITSKSKVKYNTPKNVVEDRLGKPLKEIVKGRYRVDISSDEYDVFHEDNIYTTVFYDKHNDNGVTALLQVSDAMEKRLTQHYGAPSSTLEQSFEYQNYDLVNSERKQHGLNTLSYSKDVSNTARNHSEDMVKQNYFDHNNLDGESPFDRLKDDDIDFNVAGENLAYGQQNSIFAHEGLMNSLGHRKNILNTNFSTLGVGVDFNEKRQPYWTENYTG
- the sbcD gene encoding exonuclease subunit SbcD, whose amino-acid sequence is MKVIHTADWHLGKILNGKQFLEDQHYILNKLIDNLKEEKPDVLVISGDIYDTSYPSKETIRLFEETIKIINVNMKIPTIITNGNHDGRERLNYGSTWFEFSQLYIRTQLELMSTPITINNINFYTLPFATISEIKAYFDDDDIKTYEQATQKCINHISKIIDPNQINILIGHLTIKGGKTSESERPLTIGTVESVESANFNIFDKVLLGHLHHPFSITDNIVDYSGSLLQYSFSEVNQAKGYKKLMINSKGDINTKFVQLKPLRELEEIEGDYSAVIQGDVPVKNKDNYFHFKLKNMSHVTDPIIHLKQIYPNTLSLSNITFENHNKSTYADFKTTDDPTIIKNFYKTITDEDLTNYQEKKIHQLLNQVINRED
- a CDS encoding CcdC family protein, with the protein product MAYLIFSVVFALFMGIVVIFIRMKAQNFPVNEKKIILPPFFMATGALMYVIPYFRLTGTEILESIILGVLFSSVLIWTSHFEVHGTEIYMKRSKAFPIILISLLIIRTVIKIFISSKIDPGEIGGMFFLLAFSMIVPWRLAMLYKYKKLKRATVK
- the sbcC gene encoding exonuclease subunit SbcC; the protein is MRPTKLILNNFGPFIHEVIDFEQINKEQLFLISGKTGSGKTMLFDGIVYALFGKASTEGRNEGELRSHFADGKSPMSVEYEFKINDKKFKISRQAGFIKEGNTSLTPGKLDVFEFDEESQLYELRESKISSGNGFIKDLLGINAEQFRQLFILPQGEFKKFLVSNSSDKQSILRTLFNSIRFEEMQNLLLNQVKDEKKQIESRYSRIQILWEDIETFENDELIQFKSLNSMQTKDIIKAIPQFELVGQHLNEEYEQLKSEHNDALEAIKRKIEENNKLIESLKELDRNKDKKVQLEKNKDSIEKLKAELRKIIEIKPLSQLYNQRNTKEQKYENTKVKLNSILEELNELNVKLEKFKKEKEILNEQLEDINIKSEYIDKTKQFYSNINKYREAFNEIKQNETYLKENNQKQEENKNLIDKLNNDIAKIDVNNENIDEITQEIFQLTNTFDKKVTLRENKKKYQSLSQKYNETENSIKKTKEQISDLKLQLENIDKSNIDLNDKQTFIQEIQNALHVGDTCPICGNEIESLNEHIKFDEIAKNQNLIKEVNNQLNKKINELTKLETTSDYISNQMSELEINDDEISDINEIEQQLRTKNKEKEKLQIQIKQREKLKSALDKHKDIKHSLQIKHEKLLSLKHQFETLINEFKSYTNYDETNKFEQCFKQYEQIVTDYVSKSEVLEKEINQTKQQIEIETNNLNNNKLAIKELEQEISGHSDEINQEMKRIGLNSYKDVEILLSKLENKEQIEMKIQQYEHDHQKLTLEIERLSKLTKDNKSESVEKLEATKTEIESNYNKYVEASATIQYQVQNNKDKFNSIMDHINYLEKELKEQQEIFELSEVLSGKNSKKLTLENYVLIYYLERIIHQANIRLERMSGERYQLKRRESISHGYSGLEIEVFDFHSNKSRHISSLSGGETFQASLALALGLSEVVQQESGGITLESMFIDEGFGTLDQETLETALDTLVKLKTSGRMVGIISHVSELKQRIPLILEVTSNQYQSHTRFKWN
- the lexA gene encoding transcriptional repressor LexA, which gives rise to MRELTKRQSEIYDYIKHVVQTKGYPPSVREIGEAVGLASSSTVHGHLSRLEEKGYIKRDPTKPRAIEIVSEQTNDAVNMEETIYVPVIGKVTAGIPITAVENIEEYFPLPEHLTSTHNSDIFILNVVGESMIEAGILDGDKVIVRSQTIAENGDIIVAMTEDDEATVKRFYKEKTRYRLQPENSTMSPIYLDNVTVIGKVIGLYREL
- the sosA gene encoding DNA damage-induced cell division inhibitor SosA, giving the protein MFNKYKNKLLTNIAVVSISCVVFIVFFMNLYHNAQMERTYEITDHTISKKAIIKDDNKNVNTTNGEQNNYKVFAFVR
- a CDS encoding YneF family protein gives rise to the protein MATWLAILLIIVALIGGLVGGFFLARKYMMDYLKKNPPINEEMLRMMMMQMGQKPSQKKINQMMTMMNKNMDQNMKSSKK